The Solanum lycopersicum chromosome 9, SLM_r2.1 genome window below encodes:
- the LOC101247654 gene encoding reticulon-like protein B5, translated as MSDPVKEIVPESSAKDQHDYSSSSSTDGDDFRQPTNDKSHLFGRQKPVHAALGGGKPADILLWRNKQISAGMLAAATVIWLLFEWIGYHLLTFICHSLILTLAILFFWSNISHFVNKNPMEFPEIILPEKLWTQVALLLRDRFNWAFALFWEVASGKDLKKFLYTILALWIVSIVGSWFDFLTIVYILFVMMLTVPCFYEKHEDQVDTYAQKAKKELKRQYSHLDEKVLQKLPKVPFVKDSKQQ; from the exons ATGTCCGATCCAGTGAAAGAAATTGTTCCTGAATCATCAGCGAAAGATCAACATGAttattcttcttcatcatccacCGATGGCGATGACTTTCGACAACCCACAAATGACAAGTCTCACCTCTTTGGCCGCCAGAAACCTGTCCATGCAGCTCTAGGCGGTGGCAAAC CTGCTGATATTTTGCTGTGGAGGAACAAGCAGATTTCAGCTGGGATGCTTGCTGCTGCTACTGTCATTTGGCTTCTATTTGAATGGATTGGTTATCATTTGCTCACTTTCATTTGTCATTCCCTCATACTTACATTGGCCATCTTGTTCTTTTGGTCTAATATCTCCCACTTCGTCAACAA GAATCCTATGGAATTTCCAGAAATTATATTGCCGGAGAAGTTGTGGACACAAGTTGCTTTACTTTTGAGGGACAGATTCAACTGGGCATTTGCTCTTTTCTGGGAAGTTGCTTCTGGAAAAGATTTGAAGAAGTTTCTCTAT ACTATTTTAGCTTTGTGGATTGTATCGATTGTTGGCAGCTGGTTCGATTTTCTCACCATTGTTTACATCT TATTTGTTATGATGTTGACAGTACCATGTTTCTACGAGAAACATGAAGATCAAGTAGATACCTATGCACAGAAGGCCAAAAAAGAACTCAAGAGACAGTACAGTCATTTGGATGAGAAGGTTCTTCAGAAACTACCAAAAGTTCCTTTCGTTAAAGACAGTAAGCAGCAGTGA